The following proteins are encoded in a genomic region of Pangasianodon hypophthalmus isolate fPanHyp1 chromosome 26, fPanHyp1.pri, whole genome shotgun sequence:
- the sp6 gene encoding transcription factor Sp6: MAHPYEPWLRAAPPGGPEEVGMSGWWDLHGGAAGGWMDLQGSPALGVGGGAMAQGGSMGLQPAVSTYNPEAQMCCLPSSPHAGPLYSPDGFKMEPLAPDMLHTPHHATSFSMEESQEGVSGSARPKSQRRSGTRAPGQTACRCPNCLSAESLGANNDSDDVNKRKHLHNCHIPGCGKAYVKTSHLKAHLRWHSGDRPFVCNWLFCGKRFTRSDELQRHLQTHTGAKRFSCSVCPRVFMRSDHLTKHMRVHEEQGGTENTSPASISDGALTSAPPTGAAPGLRLKSETSASGDETPANST, encoded by the coding sequence ATGGCACACCCGTATGAGCCGTGGCTGCGTGCGGCGCCCCCTGGAGGCCCGGAGGAGGTGGGCATGTCTGGTTGGTGGGATCTGCATGGTGGAGCTGCAGGAGGTTGGATGGACCTGCAGGGGTCACCAGCGCTTGGGGTCGGGGGCGGGGCCATGGCTCAGGGCGGGTCCATGGGCCTGCAGCCAGCTGTCAGCACCTACAACCCCGAGGCTCAGATGTGTTGCCTGCCGTCCTCACCCCACGCTGGCCCACTTTACTCCCCTGATGGCTTCAAAATGGAGCCTCTGGCACCGGACATGCTGCATACTCCACATCACGCCACCTCCTTTTCCATGGAGGAGTCGCAGGAGGGAGTGAGTGGTTCGGCTCGGCCCAAATCGCAGCGCCGGTCTGGAACCAGAGCTCCAGGTCAGACAGCCTGTCGCTGCCCAAACTGCCTGAGCGCAGAGTCGCTAGGAGCCAACAATGACAGCGATGATGTCAACAAGCGCAAACACCTGCACAACTGCCACATCCCGGGCTGCGGGAAGGCTTACGTGAAAACATCGCACCTGAAAGCTCACCTACGCTGGCACAGCGGCGACCGGCCCTTCGTCTGCAACTGGCTGTTCTGTGGGAAACGCTTCACGCGCTCTGACGAGCTGCAGCGCCACCTGCAGACGCACACCGGCGCCAAACGCTTCAGCTGCAGCGTTTGTCCACGCGTCTTCATGCGCTCAGACCACCTGACCAAGCACATGCGTGTTCACGAGGAGCAGGGAGGCACAGAAAACACCTCACCTGCCTCCATCAGTGACGGAGCTCTGACCTCTGCTCCACCCACCGGGGCAGCACCGGGCCTGCGTCTGAAGAGCGAAACCAGTGCTAGCGGAGATGAGACACCAGCAAATAGCACCTAA